Sequence from the Penicillium oxalicum strain HP7-1 chromosome IV, whole genome shotgun sequence genome:
TCTCGATaatctcttcttcattcaaGAAGTTGACCTCTCGTTTTGTTGGGTGCACGTTGACGTCGACCCGGTTGGGCTCAATCTCCAAATCAAGATAGACAAAAGGATGGCCGCCCTTGGGTAAGAAGGCAGAGTAAGTCTGCTCAACCGCTCGCTTTATCGCGGTGGATTCAACTGCGCGGTGGTTGATAAATAAAAGAATCGTCGTCTTTTTGACATGATAATTGGCGTTGGTAGCAAGGCCCGAAGCCTGAAATCCGAGCTTGTCATCGGTGACCTTGAACTCGACCAGCTCGTTGGCAACAGCGCTGCCATAGATCTGTCGAATGCGGTCCACCGTCGTAGCACTTGACGGGGTAGAGATACTCACTCCAGAGTCACCATGCTTCCGGCACGAGAAGGCAACTCCAGCACAATGGACGGCATATCTGCCGACAACATCAAGAATCTTGGCATATTCCTCACTCGCCGATCGAAAAGCGCGCCGTCGAGTGGGAACGTTATAGAAAAGATCTTCAACCTAGTCGCACCGTCAGCCCTGTGCCCTGACATCAGTGTAACTAGGCCTCTACACTTACTGTGATTTGCGTTCCTCCCCGTCCTGCAGTAGCCTTGGGCGCAGCAGGCTGACCCGGTTTAGCTGGGACTAATCTGCCGCTATCGTAATGAGCTCGCCAGGCACAACTCGATCCCGCAGTTTTTGTCGTCACGGTCAAATGAGCGATGTGGCTGATGCTGGCGAGCGCTTCACCTCGGAAACCGTACGTGCCAATGGAATTCAAGTCTTCAAATTCCTTCAGTTTGGAGGTCGTAAATCGTTCGCACAGGATCGGTAGGTCATCGCGCTAGGACGGATTGCCATGTTAGTCCCATTCTGACCCTTCTGGTCTCATTCATCCACCAGGCTCACCTCGATTCCATGGCCATTGTCTGTGATTTGCAACAATTTCAGCCCGCCATCCTTGACCAGTACCTCCAAAGATGTGGAGCCTGCATCAACGGCATTTTCAATCAATTCTTTCAATGCGTGCATTGGCGCGACAATAATCTCGCCGGCGGCGATTTTGTTGACCACATCGGGATCTAGTGCCTGAAGTTACTCGCGATAAGCCCAAGTTGGAAACATGAAAAGAATTAATTTGTCCATCGGCGCTCCTCCTACCTTGATGCGCTTCGGTTTTGGAGGCTCGGaggcctccagctcttccgCAGTACGCTTAGCCCCCCGCTCTTCGGCGGCATCATTCATCACAACCTCCATGGTGAACAATGGCGCGACACGCGTGACGACGTGATGCGGAGAGAAAATGGGTTCAGGTGCTTTGGAGATAAGGCGATAAGCGCTGCCGAGGACCGTCTCTGGTGGAGTCTTTCCCGGGGCGAATTTCTGATGACGAAATAAAAGAGCTTCCACTCACAGTCCACCCGGAATTATCACTGCGACTTACCAGAGGGAATGCCTCAATGATATTCTCCCTCAGTCGGGCCGACTATTGTAGAAAAGCAGGGTACAGCTCAAATTGTTCCAGGCTGACCCCTAGAGCATCCGATGTAATGGACATCGGTCGGAAAGCTAGATCGGATCGGAGGCCATGGCTCGTGCAGATCCCGTACATTCACCTGGGCCTCTAATTGTTTCTGCAGTTGTGTTCGTGTCTACTGCAGAAACCACCTTCTGCAGTGCTGCATTTGATCAATTTTACAATTAGTCTTCGACTCCTAGCGCACAGTATATTCGTCGCTATTGAATGATATAGAGTATATGGCAAAGTACGGTCATCAAACTCTCCGGTAATGGGACCTTCCCAAAATCAGATAGCGTCGGATGTTGTAAAAATTCGTCGAACGTGTATCTATGAACTCTTCCACTTGATTTTCAAAACTTGGATGCAGATGCTTGGCAAGACCGAGTGAAACGAGGGTCACACCTTCGTCTGCATGGTGCATGTGTGGCATTTGACTCTCGGTCGTTGACAACAGCGGCCGGTTTGGGGGAAACCTTCCATCTGGTACTGGAGCTCTAATATAGAGTGGGCTTTTGGTAAGGTGAAGATTGGAGGCATATCAGGAGACAGGTGGGatgagaagctggagaccAAGAGGGGCGACTTTTACCACTTGATTGGGCGTTACTCATTGAACGTAATAGCATCTACTCAATTGAAAATCCAATGGAAGAGCAGGTAGTACGACCTAAAGAATTTTAGTCACTTGGTAAACACCTGCAAAGTCGACAAAACATGATGCTGGATCGGTGGCAAACCATAGTAAATAATGATAAGCGCCTCTCGATTCTGCAGCCTGAGGTGTCCATCACAGGACGCCGACCTGACGGAATGGATCTGGTCCCGTAAGAAGTTCGGGCGCGATGATTATGTAACTCGGGAGCTGCACCGGTGGCCGAgctctctgctctctgcgCTTCCATCAACCAGCTTACAATCAACATCGTCCCTCATCATTTGCAAGACTGTCCCAGTCTCGCTCATTAACTCACCACTCCTTCTTGCTCCGTTGCTCTTGAGACGCTACTACGCTCTTTCAATTTCATACGCTCCCGCCGCTAGACCCCCGTCAGTGATGGCGAACGACGGCGAACAGCCAACCTCCGccgacaagggcaagggcaaagtTGACGATGTTCGCGAGCTGAACGGCAAGAAGTCACAAAAGGACGAGAAGACACCCGTAgatggcaagaagaaggatgagggCCCACAAGAAGGTGAGTCCTCCCAACCGCATTTCTAGACTCGGAGTCAATGGGGCGTCATGTCGTCTTTCGTCGAACCTGTTCGCCTTGCCGATCGAACGCTGACCATGTCCAAGATGAGCTCAGTGAAGAGGATCAGCAGCTCAAGGATGAGCTGGAGATGCTCGTGGAGCGGTTAAAGGTATGCGAAGTCTTCACTACCGCCATGGTGTGTGCAATGACGTCTATACTAATCGTTGCTCGCGACAGGAGCCAGATACATCCTTGTACGGACCAGCCCTTGATGCCATCAAAAACTTCATCAAGACATCAACCTCATCTATGACCGCTGTTCCCAAGCCCCTGAAGTTCCTCCGACCGCACTATGATCAGCTCACGGAACTGTATGAGAAGTGGGCGGCGGGCCCTGTCAAGGTAAGAGTTGTGCAATCTTTTATGCTGGGAGGACCAAGTTTACTTAAACATCTTTTCATGTACGCAGGATTCGCTAGCCGATATGCTCTCTGTTCTTGGCATGACCTacggcgacgaggagaagctggaaaCACTCAAATACCGCCTCTTGGCCAAGTCCGAGGACCTTGGCTCATGGGGACACGAATACATCCGCCACCTCGCGCTAGAAATCGGACAAGAATATCAGAACCGGTTGaatgcggagaaggagacaCAAGATTTAGTGGATCTTGCACTCTCTCTGGTGCCGTATTTCTTGAGCCACAACGCCGAGGCTGATGCGGTCGATTTGCTGAGCGAGATggagatcatcgaggagaTCCCGCGATTTGTCGACGAGAACACATACCCCCGCGTGTGTCTATACATGGTCAGCATGGTCAACCTGCTTACCTACCCGGAGGATCAGCAGTTCCTGCGGACAGCACACGAAATCTATGTTCGCTACAACAAGCTCTCCCAAGCTATTGTTCTTGCCATTCGTCTGAACGATATCGACCTGATTAAGAGTGACATCAACGCCACTGATGATAGGGCTCTGAAGAAACAGATGGCGTTCCTCGTCTCACGGCAACAGATCTGGCTTGATAtgcccgaggaggatgaggaggatgaggcccTGAATGACTCTCTCAACAACACATCTATTCCCAAGCATTTCAAGTCTCTCGGCAAGGAACTCAACATTCTCGATCCAAAAATGCCCGAGGATATTTACAAGACACATTTGGAGAACAGCCGAGGGGCCGGCCTCACCAACCTCGATTCGGCTCGGCACAACTTGGCGAGTGCGTTTGTCAATTCGTTTGTCAATGCAGGATTTGGCAACGACAAGATGATGCTCGTCGACGGAGAGAAGGGCCCCTGGGTCTGGAAAACTAAGGATGACGGTATGCTCTCGACCACTGCGTCGTTGGGTATGCTGCTGCACCGAGACGTTGATGATGGACTCGACAAGATCGACAAATTCACATACGCGCAGGAGGACCAGGTCAAGGCCGGTGCACTTCTTGCTATTGGTATTCTGAACTCTGGAGTGCGCATCGAGACCGACCCCGCTCTTGCGCTTCTGAGTGATCCAGACAACCTCGAAGCCAAGAGCGTGCCGATGCGTGTCGCATCGATCATGGGTCTTGGTCTGGCATACGCCGGTTCCAACAAGGAAGACCTTCTCGAGATTCTGCTACCTATTGTCGAGGATGCCTCTTTAGACATGCAGCTGTCTGCCATGGCGGCCGTCTCCCTCGGTCTCATTTTCGTTGGATCATCTAACCATCAGGTCAGCGAGGCCATTGCCACAACGCTTATGGACGAGGAGCGCCAAAAGCAGCTTAAGGACAAGTGGACAAGGTTCATGGCCCTTGGATTGGCTCTTCTTTACTTTGGTCGTCAGGAGGAAGTTGATGTCATCCTTGACATCCTCAAGGCCGTTGACCATCCCATGGCCAAGCCTACCTCCGTTCTCGCATCAGTGTGTGCATGGGCCGGTACCGGAACGGTATTGAAGTTGCAGGAACTTTTGCACATCTGTAACGATATtatcgaggagaaagaagagaacaAGGGCGACGAGCTTGTTCAGTCTTATGCTGTTTTGGGTCTTTCCCTGATCGCAATGGGCGAAGACGTTGGTCAAGACATGATTCTGCGACAATTTGGGCACCTTATGCACTATGGATCCAGCAACATCCGCCGTGCTGTTCCCCTTGCCATGGGTCTTATCAGTCCCAGCAACCCGCAGATGAAGGTTTACGACACTTTGTCACGATACAGTCACGATAACGACAATGACGTGGCCATCAACGCAATCTTCGCCATGGGCCTCTGTGGTGCGGGTACGAACAATGCTCGTCTGGCTCAGCTTCTTCGCCAACTTGCAAGTTACTACCACCGCGACCAGAACTCTCTATTCATGGTGCGCATTGCTCAGGGTCTCCTGCACATGGGTAAGGGTACCATGACGCTCAACCCCTTCCACACGGACCGACAGGTCCTCTCACGAGTGTCAGCTGCCGGTCTTCTGACCGTGCTCGTGTCTCTCATCGATGCCAAGCAGTTCATCTTGGCCGAACACCACTACCTCCTTTACTTCCTCATTACCGCCATGTACCCTCGCTTCCTTGTGACGCTAGATGAAGATCTGCAACCTGTCACTGTAAACGTTCGTGTGGGTCAAGCTGTCGACGTTGTGGGTCAGGCTGGTCGTCCCAAGACGATTACCGGTTGGCAGACGCAGAGTACGCCAGTTCTTCTCTCGTATGGCGAGCGAGCCGAGCTGGAGGACGAGCAGTACCTTCCTCTCAGCAGCACCCTTGAAGGATTGGTTATTCTCCGCAAAGTGAGTAGACCACCGTTCCGCCGCCGAGAGGCGTTTTAACCCCAAACTAACAATTTGATAGAATCCGGATTGGGTCGCGCCCGAATAAGATGACACGCTACGTCGGCCAGTCCACTGGCTCAGCTAACTACAACCGGTTCTCCATAGCGGGCGAAGGATCGCCGGATCTAATTCGTGATAAGAACAACCAAGAATCAATATGCATATCATGATCTCTCCGATTTTTATCCTGATAGTCTCGGACGGCACGTCAATTCTCTTGATAGGAGACCTTTTTACCCGAGATGTACTTGTAGACTAGTATACACCCCGATGGGGATCCTGTCAAAGGGCTGTTGCGACCCCAATCTGGAAGTAGGGCTTAGGGCTATGAGCTTAATCTTTTTTTCTATCTCCGCATCTCCGTGGATGCGAAGCCGACGACTTCGGTGATTTGCTATCGCGCATCGACTTTTGAGTCCAGTGGATTTGTTTTGAAATCGTGCTGCGAATACGTCAGGATGAAACTCGACGCGAAAGCTCTCCGTTATCTGACCTCTGAAGATTTCAGAGTGCTCCAAGGGGTACTTATCCGCCcctcacccccccccccccccctcccccgccatGAATCCTGTCATCGACTTGAGCGCTCGCAGCAAGTTAACCAGCAGACGCGCTTTCTAGGTTGAAGCCGGAAGTCGAAATCATGAAGTTGTTCCCACTCCTCTCATCGCTCAACTTTCCGGCCTTCGTGGTGGCAGCGGCGTGCACCGCTCGATCTCCAACCTCGCCAAGACGAACCTGAtcgccaaggtcaagaatgCAAAGTGTATGTCACAAATATACTGTCCATCCCGATGGTGTGAAATGCAAGGACTAATATTCCCGGCTGCGCTGTAGATGACGGTTATCGACTGACCTACGGTGGCCTCGATTATCTGGCGCTCAATGCGCATCAGAAGCAAAAGGTGGTTTACTCGGTCGGAAATCAGATTGGTGTGGGTAAGGAGTCAGATATTGTCGTGGTCGCCCACAGCAGCGGTGCTCAGCGCATCCTCAAGATCCACCGTCTCGGTCGTATCTCTTTTCGTACCGTCAAGACGAACCGCGACTACCTTCGCCATCGAAACACAGGTTCCTGGATGTACATGTCTCGCCTGGCCGCAATGAAAGAGTTCGCCTTTATGAAAGCCCTGAAGGAGAATGGATTCCGGGTCCCAGAGCCCATCGCCCAGAACAGACATACGATCGTGATGGAGCTGATTGACGCATTCCCACTCCGCCAGATCTCCAAGGTGGCTCATCCAGAAGCGCTGTACTCGGAATTGATGGACACGATTCTGGAGCTGGCTCGATTTGGGTTGATCCACGGTGATTTCAATGAATTCAATatcttgatcaaggagatttCAGACCCCAGCGGCAAAGGAAAGGCTTCCGCTGATGCAGACCCCGAAGATTCTGACGAAAATATCCGGCTGGAACCGGTGATTATTGATTTTCCTCAGATGGTCTCCATTGATCACATGAATGCGGAAATGTACTTTGATCGAGATGTCAACTGTATCAAGCGATACTTCCAAAGGAAATTCCATTTTGTCAGCGATGTGCCGGGTCCATTCTTTGCCGATGCGAAGAAGAACTTCCTCAGGAATCCTGGCAAGCGACTGGATGTGGAGGTTGAAGCATCTGGATTCTCAAGGAAGATGGCTCGTGAACTGGAAAGTTACATGAAGGAAGTCGGAGCAGACGGGGATGCTGGTGCTGCTCGGGATGATcttgacgacgatgatgacgacgaggaagaggatgaagaagaggatgaagaagaggaggaggaggaggatgccGGAGACGAGGACACACAGCAAGAGCAACAAGGCGGGCCAAGCAGTGCAGAAGTCGACGAAAGTGCGCAACGTTTGGCGGATTTGAATGTATCTGGGTCATCAAGGCAATGATGGCTCGGAAGTTACAGCAGCTCTGACATTGTGCATTGATGACTataatgatgatgactttAGACTGTATGATAGGTTCTTTGTTAATGCATCTGGACTACCTACTCCaaggatgatgatcatctcagTCACATCATTGATGGAACCTGCCATTAACCATCTTTTCTGCCGATATAAACCTAGTGTTCCAGAAGCGGATCAATCCAAACCATATCCAGTCAACTCTGCTCCAGCTCTGCTACTTTCCTGCCCAGCTCGTCATTCGTAGCTAGGCACTGCTCAGGACCAAATGATAAATATACCTACAACCCCCCGTTAACCTCTTCTCGCTCTAAGTTCCTCCAAGTGAAGTTCTGGTGCTACAGACAGGACAGAAGGGTGTCTCTTTCCCGGTCTCTATCCATCAGCCGTGGGAATTCTCACCCATATCACTATCAATTCCATGCAAACACAGTCTCCCGCGGTGATCCATGTCCGCCTCTGAAGGTCTGATTTCCTTCGGTTTCTACTGTTTTGGGCTAGTCACCGGCATCTCAATTCCACATCTGCATAAGAAGTGGCTGGATTATCGCGAGCGGCAAAAGGCCAAACAGAGTCTCGATCTGCCACTGGCacatccatcttcaccagtgtcgccaaggccaagtaCTTGGGTTCGCAACAATGGCCCTGCGACTCCATATCGAGAGCTGGACTCACGGAGTTTGGGTCATCCATCCTGGCATCAGAATGAGTTATTACCTAAGCCGGGATAGCAGTGTGCTGTAACATTTCTGTCTTGTCCAGAGTGGAAATGAGCTCAGTCCTGCTGCGTCGGGTGAAGCGTcgcaggaggaggaataGGTTCTCATGACTAGTTACCTATTTATTGCGATCAGGGACAGCCCCATTTGATATCTATGAACAGTCGTACTTGCCAAATACAATACAATTCCCCCTCAGAtaatttgaaaaaaaagacatcaaTAATAATGTACAAGTTATAGAAATAGGTATATGTTCTTGTCTTATTTACAGTCTTAGACTTGAAAGTGTATTGAATGTACCGCTCATACATCCTAAGTTTGTTATTTGAAATGTTTAATTAGTTTGTTCCATCAATATAGGATCTTATAGGCAGTAAAACACTTGTCACAGCCATGCTTTTTTGACAAGGTAGACAGTCGGATATATTTAAGTGAAAAGGTTCTTATGGACCTAGAATATGCGATCAACAGACACATGAATCCTCAATACTATACTCCTACCGACAGTCTGTTTGATTTTGTCAGAAAGTTGCGCTGGCCAACCAAACGGGACTACGGTAAGCGTGGCGGCCACCTGCGCATTTTTGGGAATGCCCGTGCAAGATACTCCAGTTGCTTCAAGTGTCGTGCGGATGCAATAATCTCCACAATCTACCCAGACACAATATCTTCACCATGGTGCGCCGAGCAGTTGCCATTCCCAAGGCAGCCAAGAATGCCTTTGTGCCACCCTCTCAACGCAAGCAGGTCTTCTTGTACGTTTGCCTCCATCTATGGCCCCTTCCTCAAGAAGGAACCCTTCAAATTTCTTGTCTGCCGCAGTCCTCAAAATAAGACTCCTGGTCTTACATGAATCCACATCACCCCAGTCAATCTCGAGTCTATGCTCTCTCCTTCATAAAGACTAACATGGTTTAAAATACAGGCCTGAGTTTGTGATCGCCCTCGCCCGCACacccttcctctctcctcgTTACGCTCAATTCCGCGTCCCTCTCAACTTCAACAAGCTGGATTTGCGCGACTACCTCCAAAATGCGTATAATGTGGGCATTGTCAGTGTGCGCAGCTACATTGAACAACAGCCAATCACTCGCATG
This genomic interval carries:
- a CDS encoding putative MutL protein, whose product is MSITSDALGSARLRENIIEAFPLKFAPGKTPPETVLGSAYRLISKAPEPIFSPHHVVTRVAPLFTMEVVMNDAAEERGAKRTAEELEASEPPKPKRIKALDPDVVNKIAAGEIIVAPMHALKELIENAVDAGSTSLEVLVKDGGLKLLQITDNGHGIERDDLPILCERFTTSKLKEFEDLNSIGTYGFRGEALASISHIAHLTVTTKTAGSSCAWRAHYDSGRLVPAKPGQPAAPKATAGRGGTQITVEDLFYNVPTRRRAFRSASEEYAKILDVVGRYAVHCAGVAFSCRKHGDSGVSISTPSSATTVDRIRQIYGSAVANELVEFKVTDDKLGFQASGLATNANYHVKKTTILLFINHRAVESTAIKRAVEQTYSAFLPKGGHPFVYLDLEIEPNRVDVNVHPTKREVNFLNEEEIIEMVCDEIRSKLAQVDSSRTFLTQSLLPGVQTIETLQSTSSEDPPDGKVTATPKTPAASKRPYENNLVRTDSKVRKITSMLTPAALASPADPSASGEHGIAPPCLMDDGLQYEVTDRQPLLIALTSVKNLRAAVRANMHNTLTEMFGSLTYVGLADEQRRLAAIQSGVKLYLVDYGLVCNEFFYQVGLTDFGNFGTIKLDPPPKVVDLLQIAVDFEQEELANENTPDAAAVLSSAAEQISKTLIERREMLDEYFSMKINENGELLTLPLLLKGYVPCLAKLPRFLLRLGPYVDWTSEEDCFRTFLRELAAFYTPEQLPVATASSSTHNSNALTSEAGPQMPETSQDIPETADEDPRIQARRAQLTRMLEYAVFPAIRSRLVATTRTLKGVVEVADLKGLYRVFERC
- a CDS encoding Serine/threonine-protein kinase rio2 codes for the protein MKLDAKALRYLTSEDFRVLQGVEAGSRNHEVVPTPLIAQLSGLRGGSGVHRSISNLAKTNLIAKVKNAKYDGYRLTYGGLDYLALNAHQKQKVVYSVGNQIGVGKESDIVVVAHSSGAQRILKIHRLGRISFRTVKTNRDYLRHRNTGSWMYMSRLAAMKEFAFMKALKENGFRVPEPIAQNRHTIVMELIDAFPLRQISKVAHPEALYSELMDTILELARFGLIHGDFNEFNILIKEISDPSGKGKASADADPEDSDENIRLEPVIIDFPQMVSIDHMNAEMYFDRDVNCIKRYFQRKFHFVSDVPGPFFADAKKNFLRNPGKRLDVEVEASGFSRKMARELESYMKEVGADGDAGAARDDLDDDDDDEEEDEEEDEEEEEEEDAGDEDTQQEQQGGPSSAEVDESAQRLADLNVSGSSRQ
- a CDS encoding 26S proteasome regulatory subunit rpn-1, encoding MANDGEQPTSADKGKGKVDDVRELNGKKSQKDEKTPVDGKKKDEGPQEDELSEEDQQLKDELEMLVERLKEPDTSLYGPALDAIKNFIKTSTSSMTAVPKPLKFLRPHYDQLTELYEKWAAGPVKDSLADMLSVLGMTYGDEEKLETLKYRLLAKSEDLGSWGHEYIRHLALEIGQEYQNRLNAEKETQDLVDLALSLVPYFLSHNAEADAVDLLSEMEIIEEIPRFVDENTYPRVCLYMVSMVNLLTYPEDQQFLRTAHEIYVRYNKLSQAIVLAIRLNDIDLIKSDINATDDRALKKQMAFLVSRQQIWLDMPEEDEEDEALNDSLNNTSIPKHFKSLGKELNILDPKMPEDIYKTHLENSRGAGLTNLDSARHNLASAFVNSFVNAGFGNDKMMLVDGEKGPWVWKTKDDGMLSTTASLGMLLHRDVDDGLDKIDKFTYAQEDQVKAGALLAIGILNSGVRIETDPALALLSDPDNLEAKSVPMRVASIMGLGLAYAGSNKEDLLEILLPIVEDASLDMQLSAMAAVSLGLIFVGSSNHQVSEAIATTLMDEERQKQLKDKWTRFMALGLALLYFGRQEEVDVILDILKAVDHPMAKPTSVLASVCAWAGTGTVLKLQELLHICNDIIEEKEENKGDELVQSYAVLGLSLIAMGEDVGQDMILRQFGHLMHYGSSNIRRAVPLAMGLISPSNPQMKVYDTLSRYSHDNDNDVAINAIFAMGLCGAGTNNARLAQLLRQLASYYHRDQNSLFMVRIAQGLLHMGKGTMTLNPFHTDRQVLSRVSAAGLLTVLVSLIDAKQFILAEHHYLLYFLITAMYPRFLVTLDEDLQPVTVNVRVGQAVDVVGQAGRPKTITGWQTQSTPVLLSYGERAELEDEQYLPLSSTLEGLVILRKNPDWVAPE